A genomic window from Corynebacterium fournieri includes:
- a CDS encoding DUF1648 domain-containing protein, with protein sequence MPSHYRRYAATALIYAAGFAYILLRWDTIPDPVPVHVGPTGEADGFAAKTLLSTTVLMVVGIIISAALPLCLPPRALARRTVDVPNEDTLPFSETAARRVEKLCHATADVMSKIILALAALFAVTNISLVVPDAALPFWLELAMWIGFIVYTVVVALRVTSAQDGLEPDADEQARNVQLRYQGGMGTYSAPHDPMVAAVLPSNPGKIAVNTAHAPGKHYLRRMALGVVVIVVACVAVAIAV encoded by the coding sequence ATGCCCTCCCACTACCGCCGTTACGCCGCGACCGCGCTCATCTACGCAGCCGGGTTCGCGTACATCTTGCTGCGCTGGGACACCATCCCCGACCCGGTGCCGGTGCACGTCGGCCCCACCGGCGAGGCGGACGGGTTCGCGGCAAAGACGCTGCTCAGCACTACGGTGCTGATGGTCGTCGGCATTATCATCTCGGCGGCGTTGCCGCTGTGTCTGCCGCCACGGGCGCTTGCCCGGCGCACCGTCGATGTCCCGAACGAAGATACGCTGCCGTTTTCGGAGACGGCGGCCCGGCGCGTCGAGAAGCTTTGTCACGCCACCGCAGACGTGATGTCCAAGATCATCCTCGCGCTGGCCGCACTGTTCGCGGTGACGAACATCTCCTTGGTGGTGCCGGATGCCGCCCTCCCGTTTTGGCTGGAGCTCGCGATGTGGATCGGCTTCATCGTTTATACGGTGGTTGTCGCGCTGCGTGTGACCTCCGCCCAAGACGGCCTCGAACCCGATGCGGATGAACAGGCCCGCAACGTTCAGCTGCGCTACCAAGGGGGCATGGGCACGTACTCAGCGCCTCACGACCCGATGGTGGCGGCAGTGCTGCCGTCGAACCCGGGCAAGATCGCGGTGAACACCGCTCACGCGCCGGGCAAGCATTACCTGCGTCGCATGGCCCTCGGCGTGGTGGTGATCGTGGTTGCGTGCGTGGCCGTCGCGATCGCGGTGTAG
- a CDS encoding class I SAM-dependent methyltransferase — MTGSGSQGLGEVDQQTVLICHDLTLDLTRAAVATGAPVVFLDSDYARSRKASAMGAEIAGDVRLDEFLAGATGSAVAIGEMPKSLARLDYLARSIAGAGYDGVRVVLGANNKHLARSMNAVLEESFDDVSASLGRGKFRCLVASGPREVAYESTLGDGLVAVGGVFSGAKPDRGGQLLRSCLPAAPGRLLDLGCGNGSVTRGMGGVATDADADAVISARAIGLEATWDDAGSRLPDASFDTIALNPPFHDGTTVDATLVQHLLDASVRLLAPGGALYLVHNSHLRYRGEVERRFASVDQVTRDTTFTVLRATR; from the coding sequence ATGACAGGGTCTGGCTCCCAGGGGTTGGGGGAGGTGGACCAGCAGACGGTGCTCATCTGCCACGACCTGACGCTGGATCTCACCCGCGCGGCGGTGGCGACGGGCGCGCCGGTGGTGTTTCTGGACTCGGACTATGCGCGAAGCCGGAAGGCGTCGGCAATGGGCGCCGAGATCGCGGGCGACGTGCGGTTGGACGAGTTCTTGGCCGGGGCAACTGGTTCAGCCGTGGCGATCGGGGAGATGCCCAAGTCTCTGGCCCGGCTGGACTACCTGGCGCGCTCCATCGCAGGCGCGGGCTACGACGGTGTGCGTGTTGTGCTCGGCGCGAATAACAAGCACCTCGCACGCAGCATGAACGCGGTGTTGGAGGAGTCCTTCGACGACGTTTCAGCGTCACTCGGCCGCGGCAAGTTTCGCTGCCTCGTCGCTTCCGGCCCGCGCGAGGTGGCCTACGAGTCAACGCTAGGTGACGGCCTGGTCGCCGTCGGCGGAGTCTTTTCCGGCGCAAAGCCGGACCGGGGTGGGCAGCTGCTTCGCTCCTGCCTGCCCGCCGCTCCCGGCCGCCTGCTCGACCTGGGCTGCGGCAACGGCTCGGTCACTCGGGGGATGGGCGGGGTGGCTACGGACGCGGACGCGGACGCGGTAATTTCCGCGCGCGCCATCGGGCTGGAGGCGACGTGGGACGACGCCGGCTCACGCTTGCCGGATGCGTCCTTCGACACGATTGCGCTGAACCCGCCGTTCCACGACGGCACCACCGTCGACGCCACCCTCGTGCAGCACCTCCTTGACGCCTCCGTGCGTCTGCTTGCACCCGGCGGTGCGCTGTATTTGGTGCACAATTCGCATCTGCGCTACCGCGGCGAGGTGGAGCGCAGATTCGCATCCGTGGACCAGGTCACGCGGGATACAACCTTCACGGTGCTTCGGGCAACGCGCTAG
- a CDS encoding DUF4439 domain-containing protein: MKKLLLLPAAALLLTSCTVMDIVGPRANGEVMALAKQASADWVFGDPASEQWRELRKAQGDELQNEARRLCGLDTAGNTPASCDVAYGDTDLPAASNADALLERTVAAADKVPSETVDLVVAQAIDALALSPVDLDALTDPASDAVTVPVADPADAEAVRDMLARENAVDYGLGIALAYAGPELRERIGILRKACHERTAVLSQLLDTADGEAKVPASGYEFADGYAEPADAEEAAQLVKTMQSDLVKQWRYQAAHAESAQWRENAIRLAAQAQRA; encoded by the coding sequence GTGAAGAAACTCCTCCTGCTTCCCGCCGCCGCGCTTTTGCTCACCAGCTGCACCGTGATGGACATCGTTGGCCCGCGAGCCAATGGTGAGGTGATGGCGCTTGCGAAGCAGGCCTCCGCCGACTGGGTCTTCGGCGACCCGGCCAGCGAGCAGTGGCGCGAACTGCGCAAAGCGCAAGGCGATGAGCTGCAAAACGAGGCGCGGAGGTTGTGCGGCCTCGACACCGCCGGCAACACGCCTGCCTCGTGCGACGTTGCTTACGGCGACACGGACCTGCCCGCCGCGTCGAACGCGGACGCGCTGCTCGAGCGCACCGTCGCAGCTGCTGACAAGGTTCCCTCCGAAACCGTCGACCTCGTCGTCGCCCAGGCTATCGACGCACTCGCGCTCTCCCCCGTCGACCTCGATGCCCTGACCGATCCTGCTTCGGATGCAGTGACAGTCCCAGTGGCAGACCCCGCTGACGCCGAAGCTGTGCGCGACATGCTCGCCCGCGAAAACGCTGTCGACTACGGGCTCGGCATCGCTCTTGCATACGCCGGCCCCGAACTGCGCGAGCGCATCGGCATCCTGCGCAAGGCCTGCCACGAGCGCACCGCTGTACTGTCCCAGCTACTGGATACCGCTGACGGGGAGGCGAAGGTTCCGGCCAGCGGGTACGAATTCGCCGACGGCTACGCCGAGCCGGCAGATGCCGAAGAGGCCGCCCAGCTGGTCAAAACCATGCAGAGCGACCTGGTCAAACAGTGGCGCTACCAGGCCGCCCACGCCGAATCTGCGCAGTGGCGCGAGAACGCAATACGCCTCGCGGCCCAGGCGCAGCGCGCGTAG
- a CDS encoding thermonuclease family protein: MKKLVALIVACAVAWGGVQLVSGGDEDVTVQRIVDGDTLDASVARETVRIRLLNIDTPELGHDGNPSECYAEEAKQRLEALVPPGAKIHLEYDVERTDKYGRTLAGVFRDDTFVNEQLASEGLARAILVEPNSRFFERIRAAEQAPRNAGSKIFAASADCFAADRELQADFDELDREDRTIRSLDLNDPGSVAAARKHLGTIDRVLRRVRTSTSSNDFFYTDDMARFLDDVERRAGAAATQVDDTEARARQAEAEREAARRAEAERETARRAEAEREAARQAEAEREAARRMQEAQDRERERLRSEQEQQVPVPAAPPAPSSDKYTGCRAYGGNYALNNVDKNGRRYAKIDCASKVQIG; encoded by the coding sequence GTGAAAAAACTTGTAGCCCTCATTGTCGCCTGCGCCGTTGCGTGGGGCGGCGTTCAGCTTGTTTCGGGCGGGGATGAGGATGTGACGGTGCAACGCATCGTCGACGGCGACACATTGGATGCTTCGGTTGCACGGGAGACGGTGCGTATCCGGTTGCTCAACATCGATACCCCTGAGCTCGGGCACGACGGCAATCCCAGCGAATGCTACGCCGAGGAGGCTAAGCAGCGCTTGGAAGCGCTAGTCCCGCCCGGTGCAAAGATCCACCTGGAGTACGACGTGGAGCGCACGGACAAGTACGGCCGTACCTTGGCCGGGGTTTTTCGAGATGACACCTTCGTCAACGAGCAGCTCGCGAGCGAAGGGCTGGCGCGCGCAATTTTGGTCGAGCCGAACTCCCGCTTCTTTGAGAGGATCCGGGCGGCGGAGCAAGCGCCCCGTAACGCGGGATCCAAGATCTTTGCGGCGAGCGCTGATTGCTTTGCCGCTGACCGTGAGCTGCAAGCCGACTTCGACGAGCTTGATCGGGAGGACCGCACCATACGCTCCCTCGACCTCAATGACCCCGGTTCCGTGGCTGCGGCCCGAAAGCATCTCGGCACCATCGACCGTGTACTGCGCAGAGTGCGGACGAGCACCAGCAGCAACGACTTCTTCTACACAGATGACATGGCGCGCTTCCTCGACGACGTTGAACGACGTGCCGGTGCTGCTGCCACGCAGGTCGACGACACCGAGGCACGAGCCCGGCAAGCCGAAGCTGAGCGCGAAGCGGCCCGAAGAGCCGAAGCTGAGCGCGAAACAGCCCGACGAGCCGAAGCCGAGCGCGAAGCGGCCCGACAAGCCGAAGCTGAGCGCGAAGCAGCTAGACGCATGCAGGAAGCACAGGACCGTGAGCGCGAGCGGCTGCGCAGCGAACAGGAGCAGCAAGTCCCGGTTCCCGCCGCCCCGCCTGCGCCCTCCTCAGACAAATACACGGGCTGCCGCGCCTACGGAGGTAACTACGCCCTCAACAACGTGGACAAAAACGGGCGCCGGTACGCGAAGATCGACTGCGCTTCAAAGGTCCAAATCGGCTAA
- the cobA gene encoding uroporphyrinogen-III C-methyltransferase: protein MTTGHITLVGGGPGAWDLLTIRGLRALESADVILADHLGPAAELEQFLDLRGKEVVDVAKLPYAKQVAQERINEMLVEYARAGKHVVRLKGGDPYVFGRGFEELQACAAAGLGCSVVPGVTSAVSVPAAAGVPVTQRGVTHGFAVVSGHLPPGHEKSLVDWAALARVGATIVVVMGVRNVRAITAALVEAGMDGATPAAVIQEGETDSQRVYFATAASLADVMEAESVAAPAVYVVGEVAGLAHAG from the coding sequence ATGACTACCGGCCACATCACACTCGTAGGCGGCGGCCCAGGCGCGTGGGACCTGCTGACCATTCGTGGTTTGCGCGCGCTCGAATCCGCCGATGTCATCCTCGCCGACCACCTTGGGCCCGCGGCTGAGTTGGAGCAGTTTCTGGATCTGCGAGGCAAAGAGGTCGTGGACGTGGCCAAGCTGCCGTACGCGAAGCAGGTCGCGCAGGAGCGCATCAACGAGATGCTGGTGGAGTACGCGCGCGCGGGCAAGCACGTGGTGCGGCTCAAAGGCGGGGACCCGTACGTGTTCGGTCGCGGGTTTGAGGAGCTGCAGGCGTGCGCGGCTGCCGGGCTGGGGTGCTCGGTGGTGCCCGGGGTGACTTCCGCGGTGTCCGTGCCAGCGGCCGCTGGGGTGCCGGTGACGCAACGCGGGGTCACGCACGGGTTTGCGGTGGTCTCCGGGCACTTGCCGCCCGGCCACGAGAAGTCGCTGGTGGACTGGGCAGCGCTTGCCCGAGTCGGCGCAACGATCGTGGTGGTCATGGGTGTGCGCAACGTCCGCGCGATCACCGCGGCGCTGGTGGAGGCCGGTATGGATGGGGCGACGCCCGCCGCCGTGATCCAGGAGGGCGAAACGGACTCGCAGCGGGTCTACTTCGCCACCGCAGCGAGCTTGGCCGACGTGATGGAGGCCGAGAGTGTCGCGGCGCCGGCCGTATACGTGGTGGGGGAGGTCGCAGGCCTTGCGCACGCTGGATAG
- a CDS encoding protein adenylyltransferase SelO family protein translates to MTRPQLAHTLADALPELAHEETGTEFENPQLVALNEPLAAELGLDVAWLQSDAGLKFLTGADGGHAMAYAGHQFGQFVPLLGDGRALLLGDIAGREIQLKGSGLTAFSRPGSDGVGAIGPMLREHLISTFMHAVGVPTTRSLAVLTTGGTVIRQQGAVPGGIVVRVAKSHLRVGSVQYAATQSEELVHKVVHAAGFSDAEDMLETVTRRQFDLVAHWMRLGFVHGVMNTDNVALSGETIDYGPCAFTERFDGNASFSSIDRQRRYAFGNQPNIIAWNMARLAEALYPLLGEQKVNAYVKTVQSLWNEAWAKWIGDDHDGLNAAADITTYNRTHGIGGEPGPLFIPRNQLLQAAIDAAENHGDYTKYDELLAAVSDPYNEKAGPEWMARPEGQLPYVTFCGT, encoded by the coding sequence ATGACACGACCCCAGCTCGCCCACACGCTTGCCGACGCCCTGCCGGAGCTCGCGCACGAAGAGACCGGCACGGAGTTTGAAAACCCGCAGCTTGTCGCGCTCAATGAGCCGCTCGCCGCCGAGCTCGGCCTCGATGTTGCGTGGCTGCAGTCTGACGCAGGCCTGAAGTTCCTCACCGGTGCCGACGGCGGCCACGCCATGGCGTACGCAGGCCACCAATTCGGCCAGTTCGTTCCCCTGCTCGGTGACGGACGCGCCCTGCTCCTCGGCGATATCGCCGGCCGCGAAATCCAGCTCAAAGGCTCAGGTCTGACGGCGTTTTCCCGCCCGGGCTCCGACGGCGTCGGCGCGATCGGCCCGATGCTGCGCGAGCACCTCATCTCCACGTTCATGCACGCGGTCGGCGTGCCCACCACCCGCTCGCTGGCGGTGTTGACCACCGGCGGCACGGTGATCCGCCAGCAGGGAGCGGTCCCCGGCGGCATCGTGGTGCGTGTGGCGAAAAGCCACCTGCGGGTGGGTTCGGTGCAATACGCCGCCACCCAGTCGGAGGAGCTCGTGCACAAGGTGGTCCACGCCGCGGGCTTCAGCGATGCGGAGGACATGCTCGAAACGGTCACACGGCGCCAGTTCGACTTGGTGGCGCACTGGATGCGTCTGGGATTCGTCCACGGGGTGATGAACACAGACAACGTTGCGCTGTCGGGAGAAACCATCGATTACGGCCCGTGCGCGTTTACGGAGCGGTTCGACGGCAACGCGAGCTTCAGCTCGATTGACCGCCAGCGACGCTACGCATTTGGCAACCAGCCCAACATCATCGCCTGGAATATGGCGCGGCTGGCGGAAGCGCTCTACCCGCTGCTCGGCGAGCAGAAGGTCAACGCGTACGTAAAAACCGTGCAGTCGTTGTGGAACGAGGCCTGGGCGAAATGGATCGGCGACGACCACGACGGGCTCAACGCTGCAGCCGACATCACCACCTACAACCGCACACACGGCATCGGCGGCGAACCGGGCCCGCTTTTCATCCCCCGAAACCAGCTGCTGCAAGCGGCGATCGACGCGGCTGAAAACCACGGCGATTACACGAAATACGACGAATTGCTCGCCGCGGTGAGCGACCCGTACAACGAAAAAGCCGGGCCCGAATGGATGGCCCGGCCTGAGGGGCAGCTGCCCTACGTCACTTTCTGCGGGACGTAG
- a CDS encoding NAD-dependent deacylase: MSSHTTIDTARALLADASHIEVFTGAGMSADSGIATYRDAQTGLWENVDPQDMASIDAWHNDPDTMFAWYLWRAHLAQQAEPNAGHVAVAKSPKTTVTTQNIDNLHERAGSKKVVHLHGSLFDFRCSLCDENFAQPIDLPKEPVAAITPPACPVCGGSVRPGVVWFGEALPEAEWKEAERRMRTADALVIVGTSGVVYPAAGLPLMAHAREIPIIEVTPMRTDLSHLADVVVEDTAANALPALLG, encoded by the coding sequence ATGTCCTCCCACACCACCATCGACACAGCCCGCGCGCTTCTCGCCGACGCTTCCCACATCGAGGTCTTCACCGGCGCTGGCATGAGCGCCGACAGTGGCATCGCCACCTACCGCGACGCCCAGACCGGCCTGTGGGAGAACGTGGACCCGCAGGACATGGCGTCCATCGACGCGTGGCACAACGACCCGGATACCATGTTTGCGTGGTACCTCTGGCGCGCGCACCTCGCGCAGCAGGCGGAGCCGAACGCGGGCCACGTTGCCGTCGCTAAGTCGCCGAAGACTACGGTGACCACCCAAAACATCGACAACCTCCACGAGCGCGCAGGCAGCAAGAAGGTCGTCCACCTGCATGGCTCGCTGTTCGACTTTCGCTGCTCGCTTTGCGACGAGAACTTCGCCCAACCCATCGACCTCCCCAAAGAACCCGTGGCGGCAATCACTCCCCCGGCCTGCCCGGTCTGCGGTGGCTCCGTGCGCCCAGGCGTGGTCTGGTTCGGCGAGGCCCTGCCGGAAGCCGAGTGGAAAGAGGCGGAGCGTCGCATGCGCACCGCCGACGCGCTGGTGATCGTGGGCACGTCCGGGGTGGTCTACCCCGCCGCCGGCCTGCCACTAATGGCACATGCCCGCGAAATCCCCATCATCGAGGTCACCCCGATGCGCACGGATCTGTCCCACCTGGCCGACGTGGTCGTTGAGGACACCGCCGCCAACGCCCTGCCTGCCCTCTTGGGCTAG
- a CDS encoding ATP-binding protein gives MNNPFRPTFGASPLVWAGRATVLTDFERAITGAAGNPDRSILISGSRGIGKTVLLTELEDIAARQGWLVLRASAREKITQSLIESAIPEAINRLAPPQRRRITGVSVAGIGSVRTDMESNDPVPRLTTQLRELISHLRGTGVLITIDEVQDASPEDLTQVAVAYQDLVRDDLPVAVAMAGLTHGINALLDLPGATFLRRARHYELGPLTLEDAHSALAETAQDGGRPFDDARRAAEFTKGYPYLVQLVGFLSWEAADELVLERIDAHAVSTAIPRTLERLGVQVHQPAIRDVPARQMDYLQAMAAIENETGLGEIATSALAEHLGRPATSLSDIRARLIERDLITPAGWGVVEFAQPYLGQYLLDRGRPQRIS, from the coding sequence ATGAACAACCCGTTTCGTCCGACGTTCGGGGCCAGCCCACTGGTCTGGGCCGGCCGCGCCACTGTGCTCACCGATTTCGAACGCGCGATCACAGGCGCCGCAGGCAACCCGGACCGGTCGATTCTGATCTCCGGGTCCAGGGGTATCGGCAAAACCGTGCTGCTGACCGAGCTCGAGGACATCGCGGCACGGCAGGGGTGGCTCGTGCTGCGCGCATCGGCCAGAGAGAAGATCACGCAATCCCTCATCGAGTCCGCGATCCCGGAAGCCATCAACCGCCTCGCACCTCCGCAGCGCCGCCGCATCACCGGAGTATCGGTCGCCGGCATCGGGTCGGTGCGCACCGACATGGAATCCAACGATCCCGTCCCCCGGCTGACCACACAGCTGCGCGAACTCATCTCGCACCTGCGCGGCACGGGTGTGCTCATCACCATCGACGAGGTGCAGGACGCCTCCCCGGAGGACCTCACCCAGGTCGCCGTGGCCTACCAAGACCTGGTGCGCGACGACTTACCCGTGGCCGTGGCCATGGCGGGCCTGACGCACGGCATCAACGCGCTGCTGGATTTGCCCGGCGCGACATTCCTGCGCCGCGCCCGCCACTACGAGCTTGGGCCGCTCACGCTTGAAGACGCCCACAGTGCGCTCGCGGAAACCGCCCAAGACGGCGGCAGGCCTTTCGACGACGCCCGGCGCGCCGCCGAGTTCACCAAGGGCTACCCGTATCTCGTGCAGCTGGTCGGCTTCCTGTCCTGGGAGGCGGCGGACGAACTCGTGCTGGAGCGCATCGACGCCCACGCTGTCTCTACTGCGATCCCGCGCACGCTCGAACGCCTCGGCGTGCAGGTACACCAGCCTGCGATCCGCGACGTTCCCGCACGGCAAATGGACTACCTGCAGGCCATGGCCGCCATCGAAAACGAAACAGGCTTAGGCGAGATTGCCACCTCGGCGCTGGCGGAGCACCTTGGCCGCCCAGCCACGTCGCTTTCCGATATCCGGGCCCGGCTCATTGAGCGTGACTTGATCACACCCGCCGGCTGGGGCGTGGTCGAGTTCGCGCAGCCCTACCTCGGCCAATACCTGCTGGATCGGGGCCGGCCGCAGCGGATCAGCTAG
- a CDS encoding proline--tRNA ligase: MITRLSTLFLRTLREDPADAEVPSHKLLVRAGYVRRAAPGVYSWLPLGLRALRKIEGVVREEMDAMGGQELLFPALLPREPYEATNRWAEYGDDLFRLKDRKGADMLLGPTHEEMFTTAVKDLYSSYKDFPVTLYQIQTKYRDEARPRAGILRGREFVMKDSYSFDMSDEGLEQSYANHRAAYQRIFDRVGLRYEICKATSGAMGGSASEEFLAYSDNGEDTFVISTAGDYAANVEAVTTVAPAPRAFDGLPEAVEHDTPSSETIAALVEWAQGAGVLVDGRSAEAADTLKCMMVKVDDPRAVDDNGEPVGPQLVGVLIPGDRELDEKRLEASLEPATFELASDEDFAKNDFLVKGYVGPRALQANGVRLLADPRVVDGTAWITGADAPQRHVVGLVAGRDFTVDGTIEAAEIKAGDPSPSGNGTVELARGIELGHIFQLGRKYTEAMDVQILDENGKRAVPTMGSYGIGISRMLAVVAEQRHDDKGLIWPVEIAPYQVHVAVANKDAAALEAGDRITAELSDAGLEVLFDDRPKVSPGVKFKDAELLGMPFIVILGRSFKDGIVELRIRGGETLEVPADEIVAKVQELVRG; the protein is encoded by the coding sequence ATGATTACACGCCTGTCCACGCTGTTCCTGCGCACCTTGCGCGAAGACCCTGCCGATGCTGAAGTGCCCAGCCACAAGCTGCTGGTGCGCGCGGGTTATGTGCGCCGCGCCGCGCCCGGCGTGTACTCCTGGCTGCCGCTTGGCCTGCGCGCGCTGCGCAAGATTGAGGGTGTGGTGCGTGAGGAGATGGACGCGATGGGCGGCCAGGAGCTGCTCTTCCCGGCGCTGTTGCCGCGCGAGCCCTACGAGGCAACCAACCGTTGGGCCGAGTACGGCGACGACCTGTTCCGCCTCAAGGACCGCAAGGGCGCGGACATGCTGCTCGGGCCGACGCACGAGGAGATGTTCACCACCGCGGTCAAGGACCTCTATTCCTCCTACAAGGATTTCCCGGTCACGCTGTACCAGATTCAGACCAAGTACCGCGACGAGGCGCGTCCGCGCGCTGGCATACTGCGCGGGCGCGAGTTTGTAATGAAAGACAGCTACTCCTTCGACATGTCGGATGAGGGCCTGGAGCAGTCCTACGCCAACCACCGCGCTGCCTACCAGCGCATCTTCGACCGTGTGGGCCTACGCTACGAGATTTGCAAGGCCACCTCCGGCGCGATGGGCGGCTCCGCGTCCGAGGAATTTTTGGCCTACTCCGACAACGGCGAGGACACCTTTGTCATCTCCACGGCGGGCGATTACGCCGCCAACGTGGAGGCAGTGACCACGGTGGCACCGGCACCGCGCGCGTTCGACGGGCTGCCCGAGGCCGTCGAGCACGACACACCGTCGTCCGAGACCATCGCTGCGCTCGTGGAGTGGGCGCAGGGCGCAGGTGTGCTTGTCGACGGGCGTTCCGCCGAAGCCGCCGACACCCTCAAGTGCATGATGGTCAAAGTCGACGACCCGCGTGCAGTGGATGACAACGGTGAGCCGGTCGGCCCGCAGCTGGTGGGCGTACTCATCCCGGGTGACCGTGAACTGGACGAAAAGCGCCTCGAGGCCTCGCTAGAGCCGGCCACCTTCGAGCTGGCCAGCGACGAGGACTTTGCAAAGAACGATTTCCTGGTCAAGGGTTACGTCGGTCCGCGTGCGCTGCAGGCCAACGGTGTGCGGCTGCTTGCAGATCCGCGCGTGGTCGACGGCACCGCCTGGATCACCGGCGCCGACGCCCCGCAGCGGCACGTGGTGGGCCTTGTCGCCGGCCGCGACTTCACCGTCGACGGCACCATCGAGGCCGCCGAGATCAAGGCAGGCGACCCGTCGCCGTCCGGCAACGGCACCGTGGAGCTCGCCCGCGGCATCGAGCTGGGCCACATCTTCCAGCTCGGACGCAAGTACACCGAGGCGATGGACGTGCAGATCCTGGACGAAAACGGCAAGCGCGCCGTGCCCACGATGGGCTCCTACGGCATCGGCATCTCCCGCATGCTCGCCGTGGTTGCAGAGCAGCGCCACGACGACAAGGGGCTGATCTGGCCGGTGGAGATCGCCCCGTACCAGGTGCACGTTGCGGTGGCGAACAAGGATGCGGCGGCGCTCGAGGCGGGCGACCGCATCACCGCCGAGCTGTCCGACGCGGGCCTCGAGGTGCTTTTCGACGACCGCCCCAAGGTTTCCCCGGGCGTGAAGTTCAAGGACGCCGAGCTGCTGGGCATGCCGTTCATCGTCATCCTGGGCCGCTCGTTTAAAGACGGCATTGTGGAGCTGCGCATCCGCGGCGGCGAGACCTTGGAGGTACCGGCCGACGAGATCGTGGCGAAGGTGCAGGAGCTCGTCCGCGGCTAA
- a CDS encoding YaaA family protein — MLIVLPPSETKAPGGTTAPMELSFSSLDPVRTLLLDELTHTPVNTMMSELKIPAGKRQEAEENLALRTAPVMPAIQRYTGVLYDALDAATLPADALPRLAVGSALFGLVRAGDLIPRYRVSGGSKLGGTTMKAWWGSAVTEALAEQDFVVDMRSGAYQQLGPVPGAVTVRVEQAVTGKVVSHFNKKYKGELAKALAPHLAACAEDVADIAAAASFNVALNGTLLTMRV; from the coding sequence ATGCTGATCGTGCTCCCGCCATCTGAGACCAAAGCACCCGGCGGCACAACCGCCCCGATGGAACTGTCGTTTTCTTCGCTGGATCCGGTGCGCACGTTGCTTCTCGACGAGCTCACGCACACCCCCGTCAACACCATGATGTCCGAGCTGAAAATCCCCGCCGGCAAGCGCCAAGAGGCCGAGGAGAACCTGGCGCTGCGCACGGCGCCGGTCATGCCCGCGATCCAGCGCTACACCGGCGTGCTCTACGACGCGCTCGACGCGGCCACGCTGCCCGCGGACGCCCTGCCCCGCCTTGCCGTGGGATCGGCGTTGTTCGGGCTGGTTCGCGCCGGGGATCTCATCCCCCGCTACCGCGTCTCCGGCGGCTCCAAGCTGGGCGGGACAACGATGAAGGCGTGGTGGGGCTCGGCCGTGACGGAAGCGTTGGCCGAGCAGGACTTCGTGGTGGACATGCGCTCCGGCGCCTACCAGCAGCTCGGCCCTGTGCCGGGCGCGGTGACGGTGCGCGTGGAACAGGCAGTCACGGGCAAGGTGGTCAGCCACTTCAACAAGAAGTACAAGGGCGAGTTGGCCAAAGCGCTGGCGCCACATCTCGCCGCGTGCGCCGAAGACGTCGCCGACATTGCCGCCGCTGCCAGCTTCAACGTTGCCCTCAACGGCACGCTGCTGACCATGCGCGTGTGA